One Fusarium falciforme chromosome 12, complete sequence DNA window includes the following coding sequences:
- a CDS encoding Ribonuclease T(1), which produces MLFFKSLAPLAALLGVAVAGPIESRQSATTCGNTAYSAAQVRAAANAACSYYQAGDTAGSSTYPHTYNNREGFDFLVSGPYQEFPIRSSGVYTGGSPGADRVVINTNCQYAGAITHTGASGNNFVGCSGTS; this is translated from the exons atgctcttcttcaag TCCCTCGCTCCTCTGGCCGCTCTCCTGGGCGTTGCCGTGGCCGGCCCCATCGAGAGCCGCCAGTCTGCCACCACCTGCGGTAACACCGCCTACTCTGCTGCCCAGGTCCGCGCCGCTGCCAACGCTGCGTGCTCCTACTACCAAGCGGGTGACACTGCTGGTAGCTCGACCTACCCTCACACCTACAACAACCGTGAGGGCTTCGACTTCCTCGTCAGCGGCCCCTACCAGGAATTTCCCATTAGGTCCAGCGGTGTCTACACTGGCG GCTCTCCTGGCGCTGACCGTGttgtcatcaacaccaactgcCAGTATGCCGGTGCGATCACTCACACTGGAGCTTCCGGTAACAACTTTGTTGGCTGCTCAGGCACCAGCTAG
- a CDS encoding Thioredoxin domain-containing protein: METFYYIILGLIALFIVGPALFADRSPIPETSGKVYKIANEAELDALLSSTARVVVDFYADWCPPCRAIAPIFSKLADDHASSGKLAFAKVNVDHVGNVAGKYSVSAMPTFVVFQNGVPKGVAVEGISASRSVSLSDDGLVERIRGADRAALQATVQALGAKE; this comes from the exons ATGGAAACCTTTTACTACATAATCCTGGGCCTTATCGCTCTTTTTATCGTCGGACCG GCCCTGTTCGCGGACCGATCTCCCATCCCTGAAACCTCGGGCAAGGTCTACAAGATCGCCAATGAAGCCGAGCTAGATGCCCTCTTGTCCTCCACCGCTCGTGTGGTAGTCGACTTCTACGCTGACTGGTGTCCACCCTGCCGCGCCATCGCCCCCATTTTCTCCAAGCTTGCCGACGACCACGCCTCCAGCGGCAAGCTCGCATTTGCCAAGGTCAACGTGGACCATGTCGGCAACGTCGCGGGCAAGTATAGCGTCTCTGCCATGCCTACGTTTGTGGTCTTCCAGAATGGCGTGCCCAAGGGCGTCGCTGTTGAGGGCATCTCAGCTAGCCGGTCTGTGAGCCTCTCTGATGATGGTCTGGTTGAGAGGATTCGCGGCGCGGATCGGGCGGCCCTTCAGGCTACGGTTCAGGCTTTGGGCGCCAAGGAGTAA
- a CDS encoding TLC domain-containing protein, producing MSAKIHPSYYYPRRKGASAKRWFVENQIGLCLCVTVPVLLARTVAFTRPYTTKFLSLSYYDEKTGDYGLGFDDVYLVLFLVAVFTGLRAATMQYALVPLAKRCNLKGSKVTRFSEQSWMIIYYTVSWNIGMYIYAASPYWLNLREMWTGWPNRETTVFMKSYMIAQLAFWLQQIIVINIEKPRKDHWQMFSHHIVTIGLVYCSYRYGLTRVGNVVLVLMDLNDLFFSVAKCLKYLKHQTLCDIMFGIFVVSWVLLRHVAFCLVIWSVFAHTTEMMTGCYRGMGENVTGPFDIPTDGSRYWLVPLVSNSGIVCYDSKIMHAFLSGLLFLQGLMVLWFIMIFKLVVRVLLGENAEDTRSDDEAENEQDYLEVEVGSENLCLPSRSSVTGLARSDSRHRSRGVSTSLQSDGRKLLDRIGCEKKIEWEG from the exons ATGTCGGCCAAGATTCACCCGAGCTACTACTACCCCAGACGCAAAGGCGCTTCTGCCAAGAGATGGTTTGTTGAGAACCAGATAG GTCTCTGCCTCTGCGTCACTGTCCCTGTGCTTCTCGCACGAACCGTTGCGTTCACTCGTCCCTACACCACCAAGTTTCTGTCATTATCGTACTACGACGAGAAGACAGGGGACTACGGGCTGGGCTTTGACGATGTCTACCTTGTACTGTTTTTGGTCGCTGTCTTTACCGGCCTTCGTGCTGCTACCATGCAGTACGCCTTGGTTCCACTCGCAAAGAGGTGCAACCTCAAGGGAAGCAAGGTTACCCGCTTCAGTGAACAGTCTTGGATGATCATCTACTACACTGTCTCTTGGAACATTGGCATG TATATCTATGCTGCCTCTCCGTACTGGCTCAACCTCAGAGAGATGTGGACGGGTTGGCCCAACAGAGAGACAACAGTTTTCATGAAGTCTTACATGATAGCCCAGCTTGCCTTCTGGCTACAGCaaatcatcgtcatcaacaTTGAGAAGCCACGCAAAGACCACTGGCAAATGTTTTCTCACCACATCGTCACCATCGGTCTGGTCTACTGCTCCTATCGCTATGGACTTACCAGAGTCGGCAACGTGGTCCTTGTATTGATGGACCTTAAcgacctcttcttctcggtgGCCAAGTGTCTCAAGTACCTCAAGCACCAGACGTTATGCGACATCATGTTTGGCATTTTTGTGGTTAGCTGGGTTCTCCTCCGTCACGTTGCCTTCTGTCTTGTTATCTGGTCGGTATTTGCGCACACGACAGAGATGATGACGGGATGCTACAGGGGCATGGGAGAGAACGTCACTGGACCCTTTGACATACCGACAGATGGATCTCGTTATTGGCTGGTGCCGCTTGTTTCAAACTCCGGGATTGTGTGCTACGACTCTAAGATCATGCACGCATTCCTTAgtggcctcctcttcctccaaggTCTTATGGTTCTCTGGTTCATCATGATCTTCAAGCTCGTCGTACGTGTGCTCCTCGGTGAGAACGCAGAAGATACCCGCAGCGATGACGAAGCAGAGAACGAGCAAGACTACCTCGAGGTGGAAGTCGGTTCTGAGAACCTCTGTTTGCCCAGTCGATCATCCGTCACTGGACTTGCCAGGTCCGATTCACGGCACAGGTCCCGGGGCGTGAGCACATCTCTGCAAAGCGATGGTAGAAAGCTCCTGGACAGAATAGGGTGCGAGAAGAAGATCGAATGGGAGGGTTAA
- a CDS encoding Protein kinase domain-containing protein: MPRLHTEAIGPSFLSVTPSAEFLEPRSLRQDIITIPLGNRTKIVVRQGCYLVSCVIDGKVPNLDTKSISQLPFTRIPLDEYCPVADPAFESGCALGQGQCIKRPRIEDWIERADWPKWAELSLREIKVYEVLKQHPHPNIGRYFGCVTEEGRVIGLCIERGTSSLAEKLFGATMQRKMEYYKAVEAGVLHLHEMGLSHNELTPANIRMNGEVPFITNFAYCTRGAEVVRLQTGTLLSECKYFERDLKSLEDLKKYIFPLEPGKPKYMRTGRVPDDHESLKRKTPFASQR; encoded by the coding sequence ATGCCTAGACTCCATACCGAAGCAATAGGGCCTTCTTTCCTTAGCGTCACTCCCAGCGCGGAGTTTCTCGAGCCCCGGAGCCTTCGCCAGGATATCATCACCATCCCGCTAGGTAACCGCACAAAGATCGTAGTACGACAGGGTTGCTACCTTGTTTCCTGTGTCATCGACGGCAAGGTACCAAATCTAGACACCAAATCCATCTCTCAACTCCCATTCACTCGCATTCCCCTGGACGAGTATTGTCCGGTGGCAGATCCAGCCTTTGAGAGTGGCTGCGCACTCGGACAAGGTCAGTGTATCAAGCGCCCTCGGATCGAAGATTGGATTGAGCGGGCTGACTGGCCCAAGTGGGCGGAGCTGTCATTGCGAGAGATCAAGGTGTACGAGGTGCTGAAGCAGCATCCTCACCCCAACATCGGACGCTACTTTGGGTGTGTCACCGAGGAGGGGAGAGTGATTGGTCTCTGCATCGAAAGGGGCACATCTTCATTGGCCGAGAAGCTCTTTGGCGCCACCATGCAACGAAAGATGGAATACTACAAAGCCGTAGAAGCAGGTGTGCTTCACCTTCACGAGATGGGATTATCTCACAACGAGCTGACCCCAGCCAACATCAGAATGAATGGTGAGGTCCccttcatcaccaacttTGCCTACTGCACGCGTGGGGCAGAGGTGGTGCGTCTTCAAACAGGGACGCTTCTCAGCGAGTGCAAGTATTTTGAGAGAGATTTGAAGAGTCTCGAAGATTTGAAGAAGTACATCTTTCCTCTGGAACCAGGGAAGCCCAAGTACATGCGCACGGGGCGCGTTCCTGATGACCATGAATCACTGAAAAGAAAGACACCATTTGCTTCTCAAAGATGA
- a CDS encoding TLC domain-containing protein, producing MEERASVQILPAVTSVSQLDLSEARTTRHRKTASIDGGRTLAHHKMSSRKRRRRHSSLSRRVKRFILRYTWAFPLAVICAFLFVYSLNPSESNPVHKFIFPSYPVGPETPGGPVKYAKGRDDFAFVFFYIIFFSFTREFVMQEVLRPLARHWGLASRGKQTRFMEQAYAIVYFIFMAPLGLYIMKGTPVWFFNTRGMYEDFPHKTLTGDLKFYYLFQGAYWAQQAIVLILGMEKPRKDANEMILHHIVTLSLIGLSYRFHFTHIGIAVYITHDISDLFLAGSKVLNYLKSPITVPFYVTFMGVWIYMRHYINLRIIYSLFTEYKTVGPYELNWETEQYKCPLAQVITSTLLIALQSLNLVWLYYVFRVAYRITVYNEQRDARSDEEASDAEVETTEKTKAN from the exons ATGGAGGAGAGAGCCAGTGTCCAGATATTACCCGCCGTCACTTCGGTATCCCAACTTGACCTATCCGAAGCCCGCACCACTCGTCACCGGAAAACGGCGAGCATTGACGGCGGCCGAACCCTCGCTCACCACAAGATGTCTTCAAGGAAGCGACGGAGAAGACACTCTTCCTTGAGTCGCCGTGTCAAGCGGTTCATTCTTCGATACACCTGGGCCTTCCCCCTTGCCGTCATCTGCGCATTTCTCTTCGTTTACAGCCTCAACCCATCGGAAAGCAACCCGGTGCACAAGTTTATCTTTCCGAGCTATCCAGTGGGACCCGAGACCCCCGGCGGACCTGTCAAGTACGCCAAGGGGCGAGATGACTTTGCATTTGTCTTCTTTtacatcatcttcttctcctttacGAGGGAGTTTGTCATGCAAGAGGTCCTGCGGCCACTGGCGCGTCACTGGGGCCTGGCCAGTCGTGGAAAGCAGACTCGTTTCATGGAACAAGCCTACGCCATCGTGTACTTCATCTTCATGGCTCCTCTCGGCTTGTACATCATGAAGGGCACTCCGGTGTGGTTCTTCAACACGCGGGGCATGTACGAGGACTTCCCCCACAAGACTCTCACTGGGGACTTGAAGTTTTACTACCTGTTCCAAGGAGCGTACTGGGCCCAGCAAGCTATTGTGCTTATTCTTGGTATGGAGAAGCCTCGCAAGGATGCCAATGAGATGATCCTTCATCACATCGTGACTCTGTCTTTGATTGGGTTGAGCTACCGGTTCCACTTCACTCACATTGGTATCGCTGTGTACATCACACATGATATTAGCGATCTCTTCCTCGCT GGATCCAAGGTTCTCAACTACCTCAAGTCACCCATCACCGTCCCCTTCTACGTCACCTTCATGGGCGTCTGGATCTACATGCGGCACTACATCAACCTCCGCATCATCTACTCTCTCTTTACGGAGTACAAAACAGTCGGCCCATACGAACTGAACTGGGAGACTGAGCAGTACAAGTGTCCACTTGCCCAGGTGATCACATCGACGCTGCTCATCGCCCTGCAATCGCTGAACCTTGTCTGGCTATACTATGTTTTCCGGGTCGCTTACCGCATCACCGTCTACAATGAACAGCGTGATGCTCGCTCTGACGAGGAGGCTTCGGATGCCGAGGTTGAGACGACGGAAAAGACTAAGGCGAACTGA